Part of the Lolium rigidum isolate FL_2022 chromosome 6, APGP_CSIRO_Lrig_0.1, whole genome shotgun sequence genome, TTTTTGCTGTTAATTGCGCCAAGTGCTAGCGATCTCTATCTCGCTACTGCGCCTTTTGCCACTCCCTTTGCTGCCCGTTCCTTGCTGTTgttctccgtgccatcgctgataCAGTGATGCTGATAGTACTAAGGTGATGTAGTTTGATTGGTTTCAAGTAAACTTGAATGCATGGGTGACTAGTAAGTTTGTTGGTTTGTCGCCATGTACGATAAATAATTAGACTCGCATGAAATCAAAGGATAGGTGTTCTCCCCATACTGATATTCAGACAGGAAAAAAATATGTCACCAGTGCAAAACTGTACTCCTGACAACTGATAACTTTGAGGTTGAACAGTGGGCTGTTGTAGCACAAGAGTACGCTAGGCCAGTCACCAATAAATAGGCCGTTCATGCAAATGGGTAGAGTACATCAGTAGAGCGCTCCACCCAGCTCTGACAAGTCGGTACAATGTTTGACCGCTAATTCAGTTTTAACGCAAGCGTTGCCATCTCGCGAACACTGGTCTGGCTGGATCCGCTGGACCCCTCGCCATGCATGGCCGATCTTCGTAACAGGACGAATGATTCCGGTTCGCTGTCATATGCATGAACTAGGCCATGATTTGATTTAGTGGAGATGCGTAGTAGGGTATAACTGTCGGCCGCCCTCACATGGCTGCTTGTATTATCATGTATGCACATGGGGATTCTTTTTGCTGGTTAGTACTGACGCGATCTCCTGGGGGTATAGCTCCCATGGCTGAACAAACATGCTCCGATGCTCGCTCACCGTCCAGAGGACCCTTTTCAGTAAACAAACATTAGATTGTGCTACTATCGGTGTGTACTATAAGTACCCAGGAGGTAATGTTCGGTTCGATTAGTTTTCTGTTTGAGCTGCATCGATCTCATGCGTGGACAGAGCTCTGCAGCATGTGCATGGTGGATGGAGTGGGTAGTGAATGCGTCGTCTGTGGGCTGTGGCAGAGTAACATGCGCCCATGTAGAAGAAGAGACCTCTGTCGTCGGTGGCAGTTAACAATAACTAACTAGCGAAACAGACAGCCCTGGGTGCTCCCTGCTCGGAGCAGCTTGCTTTCCCTTCTAGCTCCTCCAGCAGTAATGGCTGCAACGACCAGATCATACTGGCGGGCCTTGTGCAGATGCCCTCTCTGTAGAACAACATGAATTAGACTTATGTGATCTCTTGAAATAAGTGTGATTCTGATAATTTTACATCCATGATTTGATGATTAGCTAGATGAAGAAACGTTCTATGCTGCAATTTACTTATCGGCAAATGAATATGGGTGCAGGGCTTGTGCCGAACGGCAACTTCGAGTACGGCCCGCCCAAGAAGGACCTGGTGAACGGCACGGTGGTGAAGGGCGGCGACTCGATCCCCAGCTGGCGGACGTCGGGGTTCGTGGAGTACATCGAGTCCGGGCACAAGCAGGGCGACATGCTGCTGGTGGTGCCGCAGGGcgcgcacgcggtgcgcctcggcAACGAGGCCTCCATTACGCAGCGCCTCGCCGTCACCCGGGGCGCCTACTACGCCGTCACCTTCAGCGCCGCGCGCACctgcgcgcaggcggaggccatcAACATCTCCGTCAGCCCCGAGTCCGGCGTGCTCCCCATGCAGACCATCTACGGCAGCAACGGCTGGGATTCCTACGCCTGGGCATTCAAGGCCAAGTTCGACGCCGTCGACCTCGTCATCCACAACCCGGGCGTCGAGGAGGACCCCGCATGCGGCCCGCTCATCGACGCCGTCGCCATCAGGGCGCTCTACCCGCCCACGCTCTCCAAGGGAAACATGCTCAAGAACGGAGGGTTCGAGGAGGGGCCATACTTCCTGCCCAACGCGTCCTGGGGCGTGCTCGTGCCGCCGAATATCGAGGACGACCACTCGCCGCTCCCCGCCTGGATGATCATGTCCTCCAAGGCCGTCAAGTACGTCGACGCCGCGCACTTCAAGGTCCCCGAGGGCGCGCGCGCCGTCGAGCTGGTCGGCGGCAAGGAGAGCGCGCTTGTGCAGGAGGTGCGTACTGTGCAGGGCTGGACCTACCGCCTCTCCTTCGCCGTCGGGGACGCCGCCGACGGCTGCACGGGGTCCATGGTCGCTGAGGCCTACGCGGCGCGCGCCACCGTCAAGGTGCCGTACGCCTCCAAGGGCGTCGGAGGGTACAAGCGCGCCGTGCTCGAGTTCGCCGCCATCGGGAGCCGCACTAGGATCGTGTTCCAGAGCACCTTCTACCACATGAAGGCCGACGGCACGCTCTGCGGTCCCGTCATCGACGACGCCAAGCTCGTCCCCCTCCGCAAGAAGACCACCGGCCGCAGGCTCATGCTATAAGCTCCATGGTGTCCGCCGTCATGCACCACCGGATCGGAGTCGGTAGTGTGTATTGGTACTAGGTTTTCTGTGCGCGGGGTATAATGTGTGTTCGCGCCTGGTGTCGATCCGCTGGTTCGTGCACCGTGGTTATACTTGCGGTTGCACGGGGCGCTTGTTTAATTTTGTTTCTTTTCATTGTCAAGAGAGGAGGTGATGCATGCTGTGGCTTGGCCCCAGGgcttacatatatataggccaaagcCAAACCATGACATAACAAGGCACTCTCAATGCCAAATGCAAAGTATCAGTAACTATTTTTCTCTTCAGATAAAGCACAAAGAGAAAAAGCCCAATTTGGTCTATGAAGTTGTCCCACATGTGCGTTTTGGTCACCAATTTGCAAATCCTGAATTCTGGATCATGAAGTTGCCTCGTGCGAGTGTCTTGGTCACTCCGTCACGGTGACCGTTAGTTTGCGTGGCCAATTGGTTTTTTTGCAAATTGTCCCCTagaattttgttttctatttttctaGTTCTCTGAATGATTTTTTAGGGGgcaatttgcaaaaaaaattggcCACATCAGCGAAGTAACACTGGCTGTGGCGGATTGACCAAAACACTCACGAGGGGCAACTTCTTAACCCAAAGTACACGAATTGCAAGTTAGTGACCAAAACGAATATTCGGAGCAGCTTCATATATCAAATTGGAGATTATCTCAATCACAAAAGTAACTGGataatggatttgcggtttgtgaTGCACAATCGAGCAACTACCATTTCGGAACTAAACATACACCATTTATCGATGTCATTTTTTTCTCTCCATTCTCTCATTTCAATTTGTCTACGCTTTGAGATTTCAAGCTCGGATTCATTCGATGTTTTTGACAAAAAGAACATGTCGAGAGGTTAGGGAGCAAACTTCTCGAGATGTAGGATCCCGTGGCCACCGAGCTTGGCTGGTCGGCAAGCTAACTTCCATTTTATATTGCATTGGCCTACCGAGACCTTGGTAGTGCCCGTCCACAAAAAGACACGCTCGATCGTGTTGATGTTGTATAGGCATCCAGGGGGATGGCGAGCAGAGTGAGCTGAAAGATGGCTTGTGAAGTGAGAACGGGTTTGGCAAGAGCTCCCCGACCGGCCGTGTTGATGTTTTCAACATAACAAGCTTTCCCGCCATTTTGTCTTCAATAGGTTGAAAGTTGAATTTTTTTAGTTGCCAAGCCGATAGCGGGAGACCAAGATACTTCATGCGGAAGGAAGCATGTAGCACCGGTAACTCGAGAAGCACCTCGTCCAAGTCAATGACATCACACCAAATAGgaaccatcaagctcttttagaaGTTAGTCTCTAAACCGGTGACAATGCCGAAGGTTGTAAGGATGGAGGAAAGCTTTTGAATTTCCTACTACTGGGGTGCCACGAAAACAGCCGCGGCGTCCACATATAACGAGGTACGGAGGACGGTTCCCCACCCTCTAA contains:
- the LOC124661011 gene encoding uncharacterized protein LOC124661011, whose translation is MRCAVLLLLLCAAARAAAVVTDGLVPNGNFEYGPPKKDLVNGTVVKGGDSIPSWRTSGFVEYIESGHKQGDMLLVVPQGAHAVRLGNEASITQRLAVTRGAYYAVTFSAARTCAQAEAINISVSPESGVLPMQTIYGSNGWDSYAWAFKAKFDAVDLVIHNPGVEEDPACGPLIDAVAIRALYPPTLSKGNMLKNGGFEEGPYFLPNASWGVLVPPNIEDDHSPLPAWMIMSSKAVKYVDAAHFKVPEGARAVELVGGKESALVQEVRTVQGWTYRLSFAVGDAADGCTGSMVAEAYAARATVKVPYASKGVGGYKRAVLEFAAIGSRTRIVFQSTFYHMKADGTLCGPVIDDAKLVPLRKKTTGRRLML